Sequence from the Ailuropoda melanoleuca isolate Jingjing chromosome 10, ASM200744v2, whole genome shotgun sequence genome:
TGGAGCCCTAAATGAACCCTTCCCTTTTCTGCCCCAATACCAATCTGGCCCTCCAGTAAGATGTGTTCCTATCTCTATGACTCTGTTGTGAGAAAGAAATCAGTCCTGACATGCAGGAGCTTTCCTGATATTCACAGCTAGGTGTTGGTGGTCTCCTGATGAACACAGAGAATATCAGTACCATACGAGGCCATTCTGTGACCGTTATGGAGCAAGACAAAAAGAGACTACTCTGTAATCATGTCtgaacacaaaaacacaaacactgTCCAAGTCACAAAAAAGACCAAACTCCATCCCCCTATGCTGGCTGATATGGGTCACTGCTCCTTCTTTGCCAATCACAGCTTTGGCCTTAGTCTAGTCTTCCCTCCTCCTAGATAAcgtatttcttaaaaattttttgagagggagagagtgtgggagCCGGGGGTGGCAggtgctgagggagagagaatctcaagcagactctccacagAGTGcagaggccaatgcagggctcgatctcacaaccttgagatcatgacctgagcggaaatcaagagtcagatgcttaaccaactgaaccacccagacacctctcctagataaaatattttcagatattcaGTTGGAATATGTGACACATGTAATCCAGAGCACAGACCCAATTCCTTAAGTCCTCATTAAATTCACCTCACACAAACTCAAGTCTTTTAGCATGTCCTGTCTACCACCTTCCTACTAAGATGCCCCACTACTCCCCATGGTATGTATTCTCCCTTGTGAGCCTAATAAACCAGAATTATTCAACAAGACATATATGTTCCTAGTGAGTTTTGGCTGGAGGGCACTGACAGTTCTAATAGGTTATTTGGTAAAAGGatctctctttccatcttttttttttttagattttatttattttgttttttttaagatttttatttatttgacagagagagacagtgagagagggaacacaagcaggggcagtgggagagggagaagcaggccccccactgagcagggagcccaacgcggggcttgatcccaggaccctgggatcatgacctgagccaaaggcagacacttaacagctgagccacccatgtgccctctctctttccatctttaaCCTGAAGTGACTATATCAAGTTTGATCTCCCAAGAGAGAAACCAGATTAATTTTCTTACAAATGACAATGGCTTAAGTTTTGCacaatagaaaaaacaaatatgatcTTCTTAGAAGTTAGTTCCAAGATTTTCTTAGCCCATTTCATTACCAAGTAGAAAAAATTTCACAGCAACCACTTTTCCAAGAGCCCCTTTTATGTCCTTGTTTCTAAGGCTGTaaatgaaggggttcagcatgggggtgACCACTGTGAACATCACAGCAGCTGCTATATCTGTCTCAGCTAAGTGGGAGAATAAAGGGTTGAAATACACAGCAATGATGGTGCCATAGAAGAGAGAAACCACAGCCAGGTGGGAGCCACAGGTAGAGAAGGCTTTCCATCTCCCCTTTGTGGATGGGACTCTCAGGACAGCACAGCTAATAAGGACATATGAAGCCAGGATGCAAATAAATGGAGCGATCATGATCAACCCTGCTTCGAAAAGAATCATCATCTCATTGAGGTGTGTGTCGGAGCAGGAGAGTTTCAGGAGGGGCGTCACATCACAGAAGAAGTGGGGGATGGCATTGTCTGCACAGAACGAGAGTCGAGCCATCAGCAGGGTATGCAATAGGACATCCAGGTTGGCAATGACCCATGACAGCGACCAGCAGGGCACAGAGCTGGTGGGTCATCTTTGCTGAGTAGCGTAAGGGGTGGCATATGGCAAcgaagcggtcataggccatcacagccAGGAGGAAATTGTCCATGTCCACGAACATGAACACAAAATACATCTGTGTGAGACACCCGGAAAAGGAGATGGTCTGAGTCCCGAGTATGTGGTTGGCCAGCATCTTGGGGACAGTGGTGGAGGAGAAGCAGATGTCCACAAAGGACAGGTTGccaaggaagaagtacatggggacGTGCAGGCGGGAGTCCACGCCGATGGCCAGGAGGATGAGCAGGTTTCCCAGGACCGTGGCCAAGTACATGGTCAGGAAGAGGACGAAagaggagctgctgctgctggggctccTTGGAGAGCCCAAGGAGGAGGAACCCAGAGAGCCTGGACTCGTTTGCCCCTCTCATGGGCTGGACACAGATGCAAAGAACAGAAGCAGAGCTCAGAAGCCTAGAAGCTGTGGCTTTGGAAACAACAATCCAAGCTCCACCCACATGGTCATGTTAATGAAACCTGTATTAGAATTGCTCAGTCAGGATCCACCCCTAGTCTCTACACCCTCAACCTCCAACTCCCAGTCCTGGATGACACTGGCCCCACTGGactaatctttaaaattttatcaagtaTAACACAGACACAAACAAAGCCCTTCTCTGCCATTATGTATGTCTCTTTTAAAATTCCCAGGTTTTCTCCCACTTCTTTGTAGCTCGCAGAGACAAGTAAAACATTGATTATTACTGAGTGTATCTCAAGTTCCAGTTGATGGATTCAGGACTCTACCACTCCCTGGATCTGGAAAAGTTAACGAAAGAGGTTCTTCAAAGAACTTCCCTCATTAGTAACTACACATATAAATTAACTTCATATATATACTTTCCTGttctatatatgtgtgttataATTTTACCTGGAAGAAGCTGGTACTGTTGACAGCAAGTTTTCTTCACCTTTGAGGAACCAACCAATGCTCTTTTTTATTATAAGGTTTGGAAAGTATTGGAAATATTGGTATATCCTGAGTGAGTGAGAAGCAGAATTCATTGCCTGAGCCCTCTGTGCAGAGAAGGATGTTTGGGGGAATTAGAAATAGGTATTTACAGTGGCTTCCATGGCCACTGGGACCAAATTCCCTGAGAGCCTCATTAAAGATAAGCAGAAAGTAATTGTCCCACCTATTTCCTGGTCCCTGTGGACCCAACAATGGTGACAAAGTATAAGGATCTAACCCCTGCATCAGAACTTGGGAGATAAAGCCATCTGGGTAGAGATGAGTTCCAGAGAAAGTTCCCTGAGACCTCAAACTGCATCACCCTGATGATCTGGGCTTGTTTATGGATTTGAAAATTCAattgttaaaacatttttcttgttttcctaacCCAGAAACAAGTTATTGAAGTGTTACCTGAGTgaacccccctttttttttctttcaaatctgaTCACTTTCTCTGTAGAGTTAGTGATGCATTTATAGATAGGGATGCTGGATGGGGGGTGACATTACAGACGGGTACTAAATCCTTTAAAACATTTGGTGAAGGATAACCTGTTTgtaactgggggatgggggtATGGAAGAGATCTATCAAGGACAGCATAGCATGCCATGATTACAAAACTCTAGGCTCCCAGAGTACATTCCATTGTGATGTCTTCCTGGCTCACAATGGACCACCATTTTCTGAGAACGGTCCCTTAATCCACAGAGTCACAGAGGTGTGGAATACAGCAGCTCAATTTATACTCTAACAACTCCTGCCCAATGAGGATTTGTGATTAGATTAGGGAACCTGGAACTGAGGCTGAGGACCTGTGggtgattttcagtttttccttttctctttttccttccttccctccctctctctctccctttcttccagaagtagctgggagagggaggactTGGCCTGAATATGTAAATCCAGAAGCTTGCAACTCTCTCCTGACTGCCTCATAGATGGAGAAGCGAAGTctaaagagaagagcaaaaaatgcaaacacagaaagagaagtagaaatgaGCTGGACAGAGTACTGATGGTTGTTCAGTTCACGGTTCAAGTAGTTTTCTGATGATTGGCTACATCGTGGCCTCACTCACAGTTCttagttgcaaatgacaaaagCCAAGTCTTACTGAGCTAAGCGAAAAGATTTCTTGAAAATGATGATGGATACCCTTCAAAACCACTGAGCAAGTGGAGAACCAGGCTCAGAAGGTCACACACCAACTATAATGGCCCAAAACATGCCACAGAACTGGTTTGATTAGCTTATCAATATTTCTGCTACCATCAAGCCTAAATGTTACAGTTCATGGCCTGACACAGCTATTGCTGGACATGGGATGCCACAAGGAGCATGGGCGTCTGTCTTAATGCAACGATTATCACTGCTGGAAAAGGTCCTCCTGGTCGCCCCTTCTGAAGTGGAGTCAGGGTATCTGATGGGTAGTCATATGCTCACATCTTAGCTGCAAGAGGGGCTGAGAAATAAACTATTCAGGTTTTCCTGTTATAGAGGAAGAAGTTGGCTTTTTTTCTCAACCAAAATTATGAGGTAGGAAATTACCTGAGCTTTAGAAGGGTTACATAAGTTGGGAAGCCAGAAAAGCATGATAAATGCCCACTAGAATCCACCCCTCTGGTTGCATACGATATTAACACATATCCCTCTTACCAATTTATGCTTAGGAGAGATACTATCTGGCCTAATATAACGCAAGTATACTTCTTACAATATGGGAACAACTCAAGCCATCAGTTACTGTATCCAGGTCCATAAACAGGATCTCAGCTACTCCAATCACGTTCCCATCCTGGCATTCTATTACTTCTGAATCAAACTTGAAAGCTAATCAATAACTACATATCCTATGTGTATTTAAAACAGAGGgacaaaggcagagaaaagaagaagaaagctagctggaaaaaatacagagataTATACATaacaaaggaaggaggaaaatatgACTGGCTGTTGTAGTCTTCATTTCTACAGGTAGCCATGAACCCTTAgttgatattaatattttctcctttgaagTCTAGTTCATGTTCCTTTTGTCTTTAGCCAGCACCTCAGctgttcaagtttttaaaatcGATACAGTAACCCAAACTTCCATGTTGGAGAGATTTGACCTCCTTATGATTCCGCCCAAATAAGATTATCTTAGTCTTTCATTAGCTGCCATCAGAGGACATGGCCATTCCAGAATCCACTCCAGGAGATCTTTCCATCCATAATCCTCTCTGCTACCAGTGCGTAAcagcaaaactattttttagTCATAGTCAAAGTCATAACAATGTTAGACTCTCTTTTTTAGTCAGTTTATCCAGCAGCAAACTCAATGCAAACTGACCACCAAGAAATCTCTCCAGAGCCCAGTGTTGCTGGGCTAAGAAGTAAAATTTTGCAAGTAGATCATTAGGTATTACAAAAAGTAGTGCCCACTTTTACCGCTTGTTTCCTTGCCCCATAAATTCCTGGTTGGTAGAAAGTTCAGCAGATATTGTCCACTGGTATGAAACTTATTGTATCCTGTAAAACAGCACCCCAACCTCACAAGGTAACCTCAACTGGTGCCCAAACTGAGTCTTTAAAAGACCATTTCTCTATTCCATAGAGTCAATTGCTCTAGGTGATGGTGTACAAGTAAATTTCAGTGAATCACATGGACACCAGCCTTATCCTTCTtatccatgaaaaaaatataccTTTTTGTGTATATTAGCTTCCTTTTCCTGAGTGCTTCCGTACATTCCCAGAGACCTATCCCTCATATTATCTATTGTCGAGTAACAACTTATCCCCAAACTTAGCAACTtgaaacagtaaatatttatctcaCACAATTCCTGTGAGTCAGGGACCTAGTAATGGTTTAGATGTATGGTTCTAGATCAGGACTTGTCATGAGACTCCAGTTAAGTTGTCAGCAGGAACTCAGTCATCTGAATGCTTGACTATAGCTGGAGGATGGGCTTCCAGGACGGTGCCCTCACATTACCTATGGTAAGAAAGCCTCAGTTCCTCACATCAACTTCTCCATAGAGCTAACTTGGTATGTCCTTATAACAGAGTAATTGGTTTCCCAGAGCAAGTGATTCAAGAGAGCAAGATGGAAACCACACTATCTTTTGTGATGGAGTTCCTACACTCACACACCATCATTTTCACAAGATTCTGCTATTTACAGAGTGCTAAGGACAGAATGGTTATGTCCACACAACATTCAGACGTTGAAATCCTAAGCCTCAAGGTGATGGTATCAGAAGGTAGTACCTTTGTGAGGTGATCTGGTCATGAGGGCAGAACCCTCACTAATGGTATTGGTGCCCTTATAACAGAAGGCCTGAGAAGCTCCCTTGTCCCTTCCACTATGCGAGGTTACACTGAAGAttgccatctatgaaccaggaaataggctctcaccagacatcaAACATGCCAGCATCTTGATcctggatttcccagcctccagaaccatgaaaaaatacatttctgttgtttataaattagccagtctatggtattttgttatagcagcctgaatggattAAGACACAAAGTCAGCCCAAGTCAATGTGAGAAGGGATTACACAATACCGGAACTGGGGGCCATTTTGGCAACTGGTTATCACATTCCTTTTattagggatttatttatttatttaggatttatttatttgagagagagagagagcacgagagcagggggaggaggagagggagaggaagagagagaatccaagcattcttcactgagcatggagcccaatccAGGgttcattcccaggaccctgagctcatgacctaagTCGAAcgaagtgtcagatgcttaactgactgagccatccaggccactcacattcattttattataaagtgAGTTTCTTGCCTTGAAACGTTATTTGTGGGATGCAGATGGGATAGATCCAGTCATCCCTAATACACAGCTTATCAGTCTTTAAACCTCAGGTTGATTAGTACCTTTTTGTGTAAACTAGTTTCCTTTTCCTGAGTGCTTCCGTACATTCCCAGAGACCTATATTCAAAGGTTTTTTACCTGTATCACACCACTTCCATTGTATCATCTTGATTAAGTGACAAGTGATACATGGAGTGTCATAAAGATTCTAAGTCTGAGGACCAAGGCTCACACCTTAACCTCTCTTATGTTTGCAATATAGGCCACTGTCTCCAGAACCAAATGCATACATCAACATTGCCTCGCACACCAGAAATCTTGGGAAGCTTAAAGCAGCAATTCTCAAACATAAACGTGCACAGAAATCACAGAAATCACCTAGGCATGTTGCTAAAGCAAAGAATTTGAATCAAGAAATCTGGAATTCAGCCTGAGATTATGCATTTCTAAGAATCACCCAGGCAATGCCTGATCCTCGGAGTACAGAGGCGCCCTTACTGTGAGAAGGGCCCGAGCTGCCTACATCCGCTTTTGCGCTGCTGGCTCCTCAGCCAACCTCGCCTTTTTGAAAGGATATCCAAATTGGAAGTCAGACCTTGACTTCAGACAGTCCCAGCCTATGGAAGGAAGTAGGAGACAGGAATCCTGAACACCTgtgacccatttttttttttagatttttaaaatttatttattcgacagagatagagacaaccagcgagagagggaacaagcagggggagtgggagaggaagaagcaggctcatagcggaggagtctgatgtggggctcgatcccataacgccgggatcacgccctgagctgaaggcagacgcttaaccgctgtgccacccaggcgccccctgtgacCCATTCTAACCAGGAAGGGAAGACGATGGAGCAGAGCTCTAAAGGACCCGGGCAGGTGCAGCGGAAGGCTCATGGGACGCTCCAGTTGCCCTGGTTTTGCCGGAACCAACCCCAGAGAGCCTCTTTACGCCATTTCGGGGCGGGGGGAAGATTCAGAGCCACTCACGGCAGCACAGAAACCCCGCTCCTTGCAGGAGTTCCCAGCTTGCCGCACTTCGGAGAAAAACTAACCCGCACCTCCTCGCGGAGACCA
This genomic interval carries:
- the LOC105234355 gene encoding LOW QUALITY PROTEIN: olfactory receptor 1F1-like (The sequence of the model RefSeq protein was modified relative to this genomic sequence to represent the inferred CDS: inserted 2 bases in 1 codon; deleted 1 base in 1 codon); this encodes MRGANESRLSGFLLLGLSKEPQQQQLLFVLFLTMYLATVLGNLLILLAIGVDSRLHVPMYFFLGNLSFVDICFSSTTVPKMLANHILGTQTISFSGCLTQMYFVFMFVDMDNFLLAVMAYDRFVAICHPLRYSAKMTHQLCALLVAXSWVIANLDVLLHTLLMARLSFCADNAIPHFFCDVTPLLKLSCSDTHLNEMMILFEAGLIMIAPFICILASYVLISCAVLRVPSTKGRWKAFSTCGSHLAVVSLFYGTIIAVYFNPLFSHLAETDIAAAVMFTVVTPMLNPFIYSLRNKDIKGALGKVVAVKFFLLGNEMG